A window of the Oscillospiraceae bacterium NTUH-002-81 genome harbors these coding sequences:
- a CDS encoding amino acid ABC transporter substrate-binding protein, translated as MKKKLAVALAAAMVAGMTGCGSGDNAASTTDGSPEATVKESEEAAEDAAGDTADAAASTEGERTTFTVGFDAEYPPYGYMDENGEYTGFDLELAQAVCDLKGWELVKTPINWDSKDMELNSGSIDCIWNGFTIDGREDDYTWSEPYINNSQVIVTAEDSGINALSDLAGKIVGVQAASAALDVLNSDDHKDLTASFGQLQEFGDYNNAFVELKAGAIDAIAMDIGVAQYQLTSRGEGFKMLDEYLNSEQYGIGFKKGNTELRDEVQEALDELVGDGTFTALAEKYELTDYTTLDK; from the coding sequence ATGAAAAAGAAATTGGCAGTTGCACTGGCAGCGGCAATGGTAGCGGGCATGACCGGGTGCGGATCCGGTGACAATGCAGCATCTACGACAGACGGTTCACCGGAGGCTACAGTGAAAGAGTCTGAGGAAGCAGCAGAGGACGCAGCAGGGGATACGGCGGATGCAGCTGCATCCACAGAGGGAGAGCGCACCACGTTTACAGTAGGGTTTGATGCAGAATATCCGCCTTACGGATATATGGATGAGAACGGAGAGTACACAGGATTTGACCTGGAGCTGGCACAGGCAGTCTGCGACCTGAAGGGCTGGGAGCTGGTGAAGACACCGATCAACTGGGATTCCAAGGATATGGAGCTGAATTCCGGATCGATCGACTGTATCTGGAACGGATTTACGATTGACGGAAGAGAAGATGACTATACCTGGTCTGAGCCTTATATCAACAACAGCCAGGTGATCGTAACCGCTGAGGATTCCGGCATCAATGCCCTGTCTGATCTGGCAGGCAAGATCGTCGGTGTACAGGCTGCTTCCGCAGCACTGGACGTGCTCAACAGTGATGATCACAAGGATCTGACTGCATCTTTCGGACAGCTGCAGGAGTTTGGTGATTACAATAACGCATTTGTAGAGCTGAAGGCAGGTGCCATCGATGCCATTGCCATGGATATCGGTGTGGCACAGTATCAGCTGACATCCAGAGGAGAGGGCTTCAAGATGCTGGATGAGTACCTGAACAGCGAGCAGTACGGTATCGGCTTCAAGAAGGGCAACACCGAACTGCGTGATGAGGTGCAGGAGGCTCTGGACGAGCTGGTTGGCGATGGTACTTTCACCGCACTGGCTGAGAAATATGAGCTGACAGACTATACAACTCTGGATAAATAA
- a CDS encoding amino acid ABC transporter ATP-binding protein, giving the protein MKLLEMNHIRKSFGDTEVLKDISFSVEEGEVISIIGPSGSGKSTLLRCATLLEQMDGGELIYLGEKAAWNDANGHSVYAKQGDLKKIQQYFSLVFQNFNLFPHYSVLKNIMDAPICVQKRNKDEVQKEAEALLAKMGLEHRGTAYPCELSGGQQQRVSIARALAMKPKILFFDEPTSALDPELTLEILKVIRELAKEKMTMVIVTHEMNFAREVSNRMIFMDKGVIVEETTPEEMFKSTNERTREFLGRYHELG; this is encoded by the coding sequence ATGAAACTTCTGGAAATGAATCATATCAGAAAATCCTTCGGAGACACGGAAGTCTTAAAGGACATTTCTTTTTCTGTGGAAGAGGGCGAGGTCATCTCCATCATTGGGCCTTCCGGTTCGGGGAAATCCACGCTGCTGCGGTGCGCCACCCTGCTGGAGCAGATGGACGGCGGCGAACTGATCTATCTGGGAGAAAAGGCAGCCTGGAACGATGCCAATGGACACAGTGTTTATGCAAAACAGGGAGATCTGAAAAAAATCCAGCAGTATTTCAGTCTGGTGTTCCAGAACTTTAATCTGTTTCCCCACTATTCGGTGCTGAAAAACATCATGGATGCACCGATCTGTGTGCAGAAACGGAATAAGGATGAGGTGCAGAAAGAGGCGGAAGCCCTTCTGGCGAAAATGGGACTGGAGCACAGGGGAACTGCATATCCCTGTGAACTCTCCGGCGGACAGCAGCAGCGGGTATCCATTGCCCGGGCGCTGGCCATGAAGCCGAAGATCCTGTTTTTCGATGAGCCCACATCTGCGCTGGATCCGGAACTGACACTGGAGATCCTCAAAGTCATCCGGGAACTGGCGAAGGAGAAGATGACCATGGTCATCGTCACCCACGAGATGAATTTTGCCAGAGAGGTATCCAACCGGATGATTTTCATGGACAAGGGTGTGATCGTAGAGGAGACTACACCGGAAGAGATGTTCAAGTCCACCAACGAGCGGACGAGAGAATTCCTGGGGAGATATCATGAGCTGGGATAA
- a CDS encoding DUF4368 domain-containing protein, with amino-acid sequence MVRSRKSFTGSEKLTPTILNDMVNAVYVHAPDKSSGHRVQDVTISYNYIGILPANLLYDVMNGKAA; translated from the coding sequence GTGGTACGAAGTAGAAAAAGTTTCACAGGCTCGGAGAAACTGACACCCACTATTCTGAACGATATGGTCAACGCCGTATATGTTCATGCACCGGACAAGTCCAGCGGACACCGAGTGCAAGATGTGACCATCAGCTACAACTATATCGGCATACTCCCCGCCAATTTACTCTATGACGTTATGAACGGAAAAGCGGCATGA
- a CDS encoding DNA-binding protein produces MNGIKGYISIREASYRWGVSERRVNQYCAEGRIPGASRFGRSWAIPENAEKPSDPRFQEQRRDPGRTST; encoded by the coding sequence ATGAACGGGATCAAGGGCTATATCTCCATTCGGGAGGCGTCCTACCGTTGGGGCGTGTCAGAGCGGCGGGTCAACCAATATTGCGCCGAGGGGCGGATCCCCGGTGCGTCCCGGTTCGGGCGATCATGGGCGATCCCGGAAAACGCGGAAAAGCCGTCCGACCCGCGCTTTCAGGAACAGCGCCGCGATCCCGGCAGGACAAGCACCTGA
- a CDS encoding sigma-70 family RNA polymerase sigma factor, with the protein MVCDEAFYRQYLNGDDAGLEALMKKYGAPLTLYIDGYLHDVHESEELMLDVFAYLFTKKPKIRDGGFKAYLYKAARHMALRHKSKRKPLFSLDELTGEPDGRLLTEEVIRTEERNRILHFCMSEMNPDYREVLYLTYFEDMSYAQAAEVTGKTVKQITNMVYRGKESLRRLLEREGITNAES; encoded by the coding sequence ATGGTCTGCGACGAGGCTTTCTACCGGCAATATCTGAACGGCGACGACGCGGGGCTGGAGGCCCTGATGAAGAAATACGGCGCCCCCCTGACCCTGTATATTGACGGCTATCTGCACGACGTTCACGAGTCTGAGGAGCTGATGCTGGACGTTTTCGCCTATCTGTTCACGAAAAAGCCGAAGATACGGGACGGCGGCTTCAAGGCGTATCTCTATAAGGCGGCACGGCACATGGCGCTGCGCCATAAGAGCAAGCGGAAGCCCCTGTTCAGCCTCGACGAGCTGACCGGCGAGCCGGACGGGCGGCTGCTGACGGAGGAGGTTATCCGGACGGAGGAGCGAAACCGCATTCTGCATTTCTGCATGAGCGAAATGAACCCGGACTATCGGGAGGTTTTATATCTCACCTATTTTGAGGATATGAGCTACGCGCAGGCGGCGGAGGTCACGGGGAAAACGGTAAAACAGATCACCAACATGGTGTATCGCGGAAAAGAGAGTCTGCGAAGGCTGCTGGAACGGGAGGGAATCACAAATGCGGAGTCATGA
- a CDS encoding DUF4179 domain-containing protein, which yields MRSHEERVAETKRRIAKIEREKRRRRNTITMASAVAACLALLVGASLAMPGIAANLQTGDYSGFETAASIFHGGAALGYIVIGLLAFLLGVCVTILCFRIRQMNREDDQNEESEGIHGAD from the coding sequence ATGCGGAGTCATGAGGAACGTGTCGCGGAGACCAAGCGGCGCATCGCCAAAATTGAGCGGGAGAAACGGCGGCGGCGCAATACGATCACCATGGCTTCCGCTGTGGCGGCGTGCCTTGCGCTGCTTGTAGGCGCGTCCCTCGCCATGCCTGGTATTGCCGCAAACCTCCAGACCGGCGATTATTCCGGCTTTGAAACGGCAGCCAGCATCTTTCACGGCGGCGCTGCCTTGGGATACATCGTCATCGGGCTGCTGGCGTTTTTGCTTGGCGTGTGCGTGACCATCCTGTGCTTTCGCATCCGGCAGATGAACCGGGAGGACGATCAGAACGAGGAAAGCGAGGGGATTCATGGAGCTGATTGA